The following proteins are encoded in a genomic region of Xenopus laevis strain J_2021 chromosome 3L, Xenopus_laevis_v10.1, whole genome shotgun sequence:
- the LOC121401003 gene encoding protamine-like has protein sequence MNNKLLLRRRRRREKRDLLDKSKLLLRRRTSREKRELLDNSKLLLRRRRREKKAPQRNNQLLHRRRRRKRELMENSKLLQRRRKRKMEIQNNNNLLQRRRREKREPLGNSELLLQRRRREKRELLNNSKLLLQRTRREKREPLDKSKLLLLPRRRKRREPLRNQQAPAPEEEKEEGSR, from the coding sequence ATGAACAACAAGCTCCTGCTgcggaggagaaggaggagagaaAAGAGGGATCTCCTGGACAAGAGCAAACTCCTGCTGCGGAGGAGGACGAGCAGGgagaagagggagctcctggacaacagcaagctcctgctgcggaggaggaggagagagaagaagGCTCCCCAGAGGAACAACCAGCTTCTACAccggaggaggagaaggaagagggagcTGATGGAgaacagcaagctcctgcagCGGAGGAGGAAAAGGAAGATGGAGATCCAGAACAACAACAACCTCCTGCAgcggaggaggagagagaagagggagcccCTGGGGAACAGCGAGCTCCTGTTGCAGAGAAGGAGGAGGGAGAAGAGAGAGCTCCTGAACAACAGCAAGCTCCTGCTGCAGAGGAcgaggagagagaagagggagcccCTGGACAAGAGCAAGCTCCTGCTGCTGCCgagaaggaggaagaggagggagCCCCTGAGAAACCAACAAGCTCCTGCAccggaggaggagaaagaagaaggaagtagATAA